A stretch of Synechococcus sp. WH 8020 DNA encodes these proteins:
- a CDS encoding efflux RND transporter periplasmic adaptor subunit: protein MVRGTIGCIVRGSFVVVLTLSVALAACGQSKKSGPTLLSIKTATISQGNFKPSIKAVSPLESTTNVTLSPETDGRVIKKLVREGDQVQAGQVILVLDNTQQSAQFDASQAQARYDRVNADRYQYLYEQGATSAKRRDSFVTKAISSRDQAIADKATLNYKFVRSPINGIIGDLDTVKIGDYVKTGDIITGIVDNSTLWTLMEIPAAQASQVKVGQPVRLASQSTPQVTGQGTITFVSPYYAIPKAGSPPNTLMVKAEFPNLTGQLKTGQYVTSEIITGSSERLAVPVQAVMMQAQQPFVYEVVPISKALPTIKRSPNTTAKALKTLEKLPGNTPIVLQTKVQLGDLQNNLYPVISGLKSGDKVAISNTSRLRSGMPVKVSVGAN from the coding sequence ATGGTCCGCGGAACTATCGGTTGCATTGTGCGGGGCTCTTTTGTTGTCGTGCTGACTCTCTCGGTTGCGCTTGCAGCATGCGGGCAGAGCAAGAAATCAGGGCCAACCCTTTTATCCATCAAGACTGCAACGATCTCCCAGGGCAACTTCAAACCAAGCATCAAAGCCGTAAGCCCCCTTGAATCCACCACCAATGTGACCCTCAGCCCTGAAACAGATGGTCGGGTGATCAAAAAACTTGTCAGAGAAGGAGATCAAGTTCAAGCAGGTCAAGTAATTCTTGTGCTCGACAACACACAACAGAGTGCTCAATTCGATGCATCTCAAGCACAAGCTCGTTACGACAGAGTGAATGCTGACCGATACCAATACCTTTACGAACAAGGAGCCACTTCAGCAAAACGCCGTGATTCCTTCGTCACGAAAGCGATCTCATCAAGAGATCAAGCCATCGCCGACAAGGCCACCCTTAACTACAAATTTGTACGGTCTCCAATTAACGGGATTATCGGTGACTTGGACACCGTAAAAATTGGCGATTACGTGAAAACTGGAGACATCATCACAGGGATTGTTGACAACTCAACTCTCTGGACCTTGATGGAAATTCCCGCAGCGCAGGCATCCCAAGTGAAAGTGGGACAACCAGTGCGGCTCGCATCTCAATCCACCCCGCAAGTCACCGGTCAAGGCACAATCACATTTGTATCGCCCTACTACGCAATTCCCAAAGCTGGCAGTCCTCCCAACACACTGATGGTGAAGGCAGAGTTTCCCAACCTCACCGGACAATTAAAGACAGGCCAATACGTGACCTCCGAAATTATTACCGGATCAAGCGAGCGGTTGGCGGTACCGGTGCAGGCCGTGATGATGCAAGCCCAACAGCCTTTCGTCTATGAGGTAGTACCCATCAGCAAGGCGCTACCGACAATCAAACGCTCACCTAACACAACGGCTAAAGCGTTAAAAACATTGGAAAAGCTTCCAGGAAATACACCAATTGTGCTTCAAACTAAAGTACAGCTCGGGGATCTACAAAACAATCTCTATCCGGTGATATCAGGACTCAAATCCGGGGACAAAGTGGCGATTAGCAACACAAGTCGACTTCGCAGCGGCATGCCTGTGAAGGTTTCAGTGGGAGCCAACTGA